Proteins encoded by one window of Leopardus geoffroyi isolate Oge1 chromosome X, O.geoffroyi_Oge1_pat1.0, whole genome shotgun sequence:
- the LOC123594642 gene encoding heterogeneous nuclear ribonucleoprotein A3-like → MEGHDPKEPEQLRKLFIGGLSFETTDDSLREHSEKWGTLTDCVVMRDPQTKRSRGFGFVTYSCVEEVDAAMCARPHKVDGRVVEPKRAVSREDSVKPGAHLPVKKIFVGGIKEDTEEYNLRDYFEKYGKIETIEVMEDRQSGKKRGFAFVTFDDHDTVDKIVVQKYHTINGHNCEVKKALSKQEMQSAGSQRGRGGGSGHFMGRGGNFGGGGNFGRGGNFGGRGGYGGGGGGSRGSYGGGDGGYNGFGGDGGNYGGGPGYSSRGGYGGGGPGYGNQGGGYGGGGGGYDGYNEGGNFGGNYGGGGNYNDFGNYSGQQQSNYGPMKGGSFGGRSSGSPYGGGYGSGGGSGGYGSRRF, encoded by the coding sequence ATGGAGGGCCATGATCCAAAGGAACCAGAGCAGTTGAGAAAACTGTTTATTGGTGGTTTGAGCTTTGAAACTACAGATGATAGTTTAagagaacattctgaaaaatGGGGCACACTTACAGATTGTGTGGTGATGAGAGACCCCCAAACAAAACGTTCCAGGGGTTTTGGTTTTGTGACTTACTCTTGTGTGGAGGAGGTGGATGCAGCAATGTGTGCTCGACCACACAAGGTTGATGGGCGTGTAGTGGAACCAAAGAGAGCTGTTTCTAGAGAGGATTCTGTAAAGCCTGGTGCCCATCTACCTGTGAAGAAAATTTTTGTCGGTGGtattaaagaagatacagaagaatataATTTGAGAGACTACTTTGAAAAGTATGGCAAGATTGAAACCATAGAAGTTATGGAGGACAGGCAgagtggaaaaaagagaggatTTGCTTTTGTAACTTTTGATGATCATGATACAGTTGATAAAATTGTTGTTCAGAAATACCACACTATTAATGGGCATAACTGTGAAGTGAAAAAGGCCCTTTCTAAACAAGAAATGCAGTCTGCTGGATCGCAAAGAGGTCGTGGAGGTGGATCTGGCCACTTTATGGGTCGTGGAGGAAACTTTGGAGGTGGTGGTAACTTTGGCCGCGGTGGAAACTTTGGTGGAAGAGGAGGCtatggtggtggaggtggtggtaGCAGGGGTAGTTATGGAGGAGGTGATGGTGGATATAATGGATTTGGAGGTGATGGTGGCAACTATGGTGGTGGTCCTGGTTATAGTAGTAGAGGAGGCTATGGTGGAGGTGGACCAGGATATGGAAACCAAGGAGGTGGATATGGTGGCGGTGGTGGAGGATATGATGGTTACAATGAAGGAGGAAATTTTGGAGGTAACTATGGTGGCGGTGGGAACTATAATGATTTTGGAAATTATAGTGGACAACAGCAATCAAATTATGGACCCATGAAGGGGGGCAGTTTTGGTGGAAGAAGCTCGGGCAGTCCCTATGGTGGTGGTTATGGATCTGGTGGTGGAAGTGGTGGATATGGTAGCAGAAGGTTCtaa